Proteins encoded within one genomic window of Bacillus sp. F19:
- a CDS encoding YhcN/YlaJ family sporulation lipoprotein, producing the protein MKKIAFTASLIGMIIMSGCQNTASENELFEDGGNTVNVKNENGIENRKDNQSSDFGYVRHVKSNLAEDEDYNKVPGIDHEEVANAISSLIVQLPNIQDVATLVTDEEVLVGYKTDSKNRNETADQVKKTAISVVPRYYHVYLSDNPEMIKQIEGYSGLDPNNRDIDQIINNTIKEMLKSPQGRILNKGENANGEGYGETNENLDQDMKDNYEQTRYK; encoded by the coding sequence ATGAAGAAAATCGCGTTCACGGCGTCCTTGATAGGTATGATCATCATGAGTGGATGCCAAAATACTGCAAGTGAAAATGAGTTATTTGAAGACGGCGGCAATACCGTTAATGTAAAAAATGAAAACGGCATAGAAAACAGAAAAGACAATCAATCATCTGATTTTGGCTATGTTCGTCATGTAAAGAGCAATCTGGCCGAAGACGAGGATTACAACAAAGTACCTGGTATTGATCACGAAGAGGTTGCTAATGCCATTTCAAGCTTAATTGTCCAGCTTCCCAATATTCAGGATGTTGCAACGCTCGTAACCGATGAAGAAGTACTGGTCGGATATAAGACCGATTCTAAAAATCGAAATGAAACAGCCGATCAAGTGAAAAAAACAGCGATTTCCGTAGTGCCAAGATATTACCACGTATACCTTTCAGATAATCCTGAAATGATTAAGCAAATTGAAGGGTACTCAGGTCTTGATCCAAACAACAGAGATATTGATCAAATCATCAATAATACAATAAAAGAAATGCTGAAATCGCCACAAGGCCGCATACTCAACAAAGGTGAGAACGCAAACGGGGAAGGCTACGGTGAAACAAACGAAAACCTTGACCAGGATATGAAGGATAACTACGAGCAGACTAGGTATAAATAG
- the yunB gene encoding sporulation protein YunB, translating into MARFRKRPQKKGPLPFRYVFLLSLVFFIFSTAAGLWIVNKGIEPTLMTVAETETKRIATLVIQNAINKDIKEDVDVDEMFVVDTDEKGNVTTIDFNAKFVRSVLAKTTDKIQTNLREASKGNIDALELPEGEHISKDEQGEGIIYSIPLGQAANNALIGNLGPRVPVRFYVVGEVQTDVKETIQQYGINNALIEIAVEIEVNVEVVIPFSTQTATVRNTIPIAIKAVQGQVPSYYNGGGGSSPPAIDVPEGSSGR; encoded by the coding sequence TTGGCCAGATTCCGCAAACGCCCTCAGAAGAAGGGGCCGCTTCCTTTCCGGTATGTATTCCTGCTTTCACTTGTCTTTTTTATTTTTTCTACAGCTGCAGGTCTGTGGATCGTTAATAAAGGAATTGAACCAACATTAATGACTGTTGCAGAGACAGAAACGAAACGGATTGCAACACTCGTCATTCAAAATGCAATTAATAAAGACATAAAAGAAGACGTTGATGTGGATGAAATGTTTGTTGTCGATACAGATGAAAAAGGGAATGTTACTACGATAGATTTCAACGCGAAGTTTGTAAGAAGCGTGCTTGCTAAAACAACAGATAAAATTCAAACGAACTTGAGAGAAGCTTCGAAAGGAAATATAGATGCACTTGAGCTTCCTGAGGGAGAACATATATCAAAAGATGAGCAGGGAGAGGGAATTATCTATTCCATCCCATTGGGTCAGGCTGCAAATAATGCGCTGATCGGTAACCTGGGGCCAAGGGTTCCGGTTCGCTTCTATGTCGTGGGAGAAGTGCAGACTGACGTAAAAGAAACCATTCAGCAGTATGGAATTAATAATGCTTTAATAGAGATTGCGGTTGAAATTGAAGTGAATGTAGAAGTTGTCATCCCCTTTTCCACTCAAACCGCTACTGTAAGAAACACAATCCCAATTGCAATAAAAGCTGTACAGGGGCAGGTTCCAAGTTATTACAATGGCGGCGGAGGAAGTTCTCCTCCTGCAATTGATGTTCCTGAGGGCTCATCTGGAAGGTAA
- a CDS encoding sulfite exporter TauE/SafE family protein yields MEWIFLVLIGFIAGTIGSLVGLGGGIIVVPAMLFSSAFFTIFENVTPQTAVGTSLLVVIFTGLSSTIAYMKVKKVDYKSGWIFFIGSGPGGLLGAYLNKYLNLDSFSLYFGLFMIAVSLLLMMRDKWKPKYREPGLGDVIRYYPSENGKDAAYFYKPAPAVFISFGVGFISGLFGIGGGALMVPAMVMLFLFPPHIAVATSMFIIFLSGLSSSVMHIALGNVNWLFALALIPGAWAGGIAGAKIATKLSGKTVINLLRLVLILSGIKLIYEGIF; encoded by the coding sequence ATGGAATGGATATTTCTTGTCCTGATCGGTTTTATTGCTGGCACGATCGGGAGTCTTGTGGGGCTTGGTGGAGGCATCATTGTTGTTCCTGCTATGCTCTTTTCATCTGCCTTTTTTACGATTTTTGAAAACGTAACTCCGCAGACGGCAGTCGGAACTTCTTTGCTTGTTGTGATTTTCACTGGCTTATCCTCAACGATTGCTTATATGAAGGTTAAAAAAGTAGATTATAAAAGCGGATGGATCTTTTTTATCGGAAGCGGTCCCGGAGGATTATTAGGCGCTTATCTTAATAAGTATTTAAATTTGGATTCTTTCTCTCTTTATTTTGGGTTATTCATGATTGCTGTCTCACTGCTGCTTATGATGAGAGATAAATGGAAGCCAAAATACAGAGAGCCGGGTCTGGGTGATGTAATCCGCTATTATCCATCTGAAAACGGCAAAGATGCTGCTTATTTTTATAAACCGGCACCTGCTGTCTTTATCTCATTTGGAGTTGGATTTATCTCAGGGCTGTTCGGAATTGGCGGCGGAGCTCTAATGGTGCCTGCAATGGTGATGCTGTTCTTATTTCCGCCGCATATTGCAGTCGCTACATCGATGTTTATTATTTTTCTATCAGGTCTTTCAAGCTCTGTCATGCATATCGCGCTTGGAAATGTGAACTGGCTTTTTGCTTTAGCTTTAATACCGGGTGCATGGGCTGGCGGGATTGCAGGAGCCAAGATTGCAACAAAGCTATCGGGTAAAACCGTGATTAACTTACTGCGTCTTGTCCTCATTCTGTCCGGTATAAAACTGATTTATGAAGGTATTTTTTAA
- a CDS encoding YutD family protein, which translates to MITVQNQSFELIKDEKNGFNEEAFKARYSEILNKYDYIVGDWGYNQLRLKGFFDDQNQKASYDTKISTLDEYIFEYCNFGCAHFVLKRIKK; encoded by the coding sequence ATGATAACGGTTCAAAATCAAAGCTTTGAACTCATTAAGGACGAAAAAAATGGATTCAATGAAGAGGCATTTAAAGCACGTTATTCAGAAATCCTCAATAAGTATGATTACATCGTCGGTGACTGGGGCTATAACCAGCTTAGACTTAAAGGCTTTTTTGATGATCAAAATCAAAAAGCTTCCTATGACACAAAAATCAGCACCCTTGATGAATACATTTTTGAGTATTGCAATTTTGGATGTGCCCATTTTGTTTTAAAGAGAATAAAGAAATAA
- a CDS encoding DUF86 domain-containing protein, whose translation MYFVDREKIEETLVYFEKNLTLFSEHKEWKTDIEVKALERLAQMMIEAILDAGNAIIDGFIMRDPGSYEDIIDILLDEKVVAAAEADGLKEVIGFRKQLVQEYLFIDHIALTDILKKQSDVLDGFPSRVRAYLENELGPVSAFRH comes from the coding sequence ATGTATTTTGTAGATCGCGAAAAAATCGAAGAAACTCTGGTTTATTTTGAAAAAAACCTTACTCTATTTTCAGAGCACAAAGAATGGAAAACAGATATCGAAGTGAAAGCGCTTGAACGTCTTGCCCAAATGATGATTGAAGCCATACTCGATGCCGGAAACGCAATTATTGACGGTTTTATTATGAGAGACCCTGGCAGCTATGAGGATATTATCGATATTTTGCTCGATGAAAAAGTGGTTGCCGCTGCTGAAGCTGATGGATTGAAAGAAGTAATCGGTTTCCGTAAACAGCTCGTACAGGAGTATCTATTCATCGATCACATTGCACTTACAGATATCTTGAAAAAACAGTCGGATGTGCTTGACGGTTTTCCTTCCCGCGTAAGAGCTTATCTGGAAAATGAACTTGGACCGGTTTCTGCTTTTAGACATTAA
- a CDS encoding bifunctional metallophosphatase/5'-nucleotidase: MAETIHLYHTNDLHSYFENWPKVAHYLKRMKKEHAANGEEMILVDVGDHIDRVHPITEATEGKANVDLLNALNYDAVTIGNNEGITLPHEALDTLYKDARFPVVLSNLYTELGERPSWVKPYEIITLSNGTKAVLLGVSVFYEKFYQLLGWKIKDPFLSLQETIEMVKDEADIIILLSHLGINDDEIAAKEFPDIDVILGAHTHHIFEKGKLLHGTLLTGAGKNCGLVGHISLTVDNARTLVEKEAEVINILSESECEDTKQFLVNETIKSDEILSETVTVLEEDLSLDWFGPSEFPNLLAAAIKEWCKGEVSMVNAGMLLEPLKKGPVTKKDLHRICPHPINPCTVYLKGDVLKEVILEARSERMEQLKLKGLGFRGHVMGRMVFDGIEVFTEPLEDGLHHVKEILVSGAPIQPDRIYAVATVDMFTLGVLYPAIGHAEKKTYHMPEMLRDLLAWKLKQVHSSKNA; encoded by the coding sequence ATGGCAGAGACCATTCATCTATATCACACAAACGATTTGCACAGTTATTTTGAAAACTGGCCCAAAGTTGCGCACTATTTAAAAAGAATGAAAAAAGAACATGCTGCAAACGGTGAAGAAATGATTTTAGTAGATGTAGGAGATCACATCGACCGTGTTCATCCCATTACAGAAGCAACAGAAGGAAAAGCAAATGTCGACCTTCTAAATGCCCTGAATTATGATGCAGTTACCATCGGCAACAATGAAGGGATTACTCTCCCTCATGAAGCGCTTGATACTCTATATAAAGATGCGCGTTTTCCGGTTGTTCTTTCAAACTTATACACCGAACTTGGTGAACGTCCGAGCTGGGTTAAGCCTTATGAAATCATCACTCTATCAAATGGCACGAAGGCAGTATTACTCGGAGTAAGCGTTTTTTACGAAAAATTTTATCAATTGCTCGGCTGGAAAATAAAAGATCCGTTTCTAAGTCTGCAGGAGACGATTGAAATGGTGAAAGATGAAGCGGATATTATCATTTTGCTTTCTCATTTAGGAATAAATGATGATGAAATCGCGGCAAAAGAGTTTCCGGATATTGATGTCATACTAGGAGCTCATACTCATCATATATTTGAAAAAGGGAAACTATTGCATGGCACTTTATTAACAGGTGCAGGGAAAAACTGTGGATTGGTTGGGCATATTTCTCTCACTGTGGATAATGCCCGCACCTTAGTAGAAAAGGAAGCTGAAGTTATTAACATTCTTTCAGAGTCCGAATGTGAAGACACAAAACAATTTCTAGTAAATGAGACTATAAAAAGTGATGAGATCCTATCAGAAACAGTCACTGTTTTAGAAGAGGATTTATCATTGGACTGGTTTGGTCCCTCAGAATTCCCTAATCTATTAGCAGCTGCGATAAAAGAATGGTGCAAGGGAGAAGTCAGCATGGTGAATGCGGGAATGCTGCTTGAGCCTCTTAAAAAAGGCCCTGTCACCAAAAAGGATCTGCACCGAATTTGTCCGCATCCTATTAATCCCTGCACTGTTTATTTAAAAGGAGACGTCCTTAAGGAAGTTATTTTAGAAGCGCGCTCAGAAAGGATGGAGCAGCTGAAATTAAAGGGTCTTGGATTCCGGGGCCATGTAATGGGACGAATGGTTTTTGACGGAATTGAGGTTTTTACAGAGCCATTAGAAGACGGTCTGCACCATGTAAAAGAAATCTTGGTATCAGGGGCACCCATACAGCCTGATCGAATTTATGCAGTAGCTACGGTGGATATGTTTACACTTGGTGTCTTGTATCCAGCTATAGGTCATGCGGAAAAGAAAACGTATCATATGCCCGAAATGCTGAGGGACTTGCTTGCCTGGAAGCTAAAACAGGTACATTCGTCCAAGAATGCCTAA
- a CDS encoding DUF1805 domain-containing protein, translating to MVSMTPIIIENNQFTAITVALPKTNFLAVTSEKGYIMCGALDVALLNEKLKDRGIIAGRAVGVRTIEQLLDAPLESITFEAENRGIHVGMSGREALLRML from the coding sequence ATGGTATCAATGACACCAATTATTATTGAAAACAATCAGTTTACAGCCATTACGGTAGCATTGCCAAAAACCAATTTTTTGGCTGTGACAAGTGAGAAGGGATACATTATGTGCGGCGCGCTTGATGTAGCTTTGCTCAATGAAAAATTAAAAGACCGCGGAATTATTGCTGGGCGTGCAGTAGGCGTCCGTACCATTGAACAGCTGCTTGATGCCCCTCTTGAATCCATTACATTTGAAGCGGAAAATCGCGGCATACACGTCGGTATGAGCGGCAGAGAAGCACTGTTGAGAATGCTGTAA
- a CDS encoding cytosolic protein, whose protein sequence is MDDKEKREYTDFSNVEDMRNMVLPEIFPEGPYGAPRGKNEPVENKSSEWKEGQRYYSAFTYEFKSLHQNLPRQYPGAHPAHDDPEKNEEPPYTSK, encoded by the coding sequence ATGGATGATAAAGAAAAACGGGAGTATACTGATTTTTCAAATGTTGAAGACATGAGAAATATGGTCCTGCCGGAAATTTTTCCAGAGGGGCCTTACGGTGCACCGCGGGGCAAGAATGAACCTGTGGAAAACAAAAGCTCTGAGTGGAAAGAGGGTCAGCGTTATTACAGCGCTTTTACCTATGAGTTTAAATCGCTGCATCAGAATCTGCCAAGGCAGTATCCGGGAGCACATCCTGCCCACGACGACCCGGAGAAAAATGAAGAACCTCCATATACGTCAAAATAA
- a CDS encoding TIGR01457 family HAD-type hydrolase: MKKYKGYLIDLDGTMYRGKERIEEASDFVKLLIDKEIPYLFVTNNSSRTPQQVADKLNSFDIPADEDKVFTTSQATANYIYEKKAGATVYVIGEEGIQQALIERGLKLVDENPDFVVTGIDRDITYEKLALGCIAVRGGATFISTNGDIAIPTERGLLPGNGSLTSVISVSTTVQPIFIGKPESIIMKQALKVLGTDSEDTLMVGDNYDTDIKAGMNTGLDTLLVHTGVTLREHLLNYEEKPTYTVDSLSEWFDKI, from the coding sequence ATGAAGAAGTACAAAGGCTATTTAATTGACCTGGATGGAACCATGTATCGCGGCAAAGAACGAATCGAAGAAGCAAGCGACTTCGTTAAATTATTAATAGACAAAGAAATACCGTATTTATTTGTTACCAATAATTCATCAAGAACACCTCAGCAGGTAGCGGATAAATTAAATTCATTTGATATTCCTGCAGACGAGGATAAAGTATTTACAACAAGCCAGGCAACGGCAAATTACATTTATGAGAAAAAAGCAGGTGCGACCGTTTACGTGATTGGAGAAGAAGGCATTCAGCAGGCATTGATCGAACGGGGCCTGAAGCTTGTTGATGAAAATCCTGATTTTGTCGTAACAGGGATAGACAGAGACATTACTTATGAAAAATTAGCATTGGGCTGTATCGCTGTTCGAGGTGGCGCAACTTTTATCTCAACAAATGGCGATATTGCCATACCTACAGAACGCGGACTGCTCCCGGGCAACGGTTCATTAACATCGGTCATTTCTGTTTCTACAACCGTACAGCCGATTTTTATCGGTAAACCGGAAAGCATCATTATGAAACAGGCTTTAAAAGTACTGGGTACAGACTCTGAAGATACGTTAATGGTCGGCGATAACTATGATACAGATATTAAGGCGGGCATGAATACAGGTTTGGACACTCTGCTTGTCCATACTGGTGTGACCCTGCGCGAGCATTTGCTGAACTATGAGGAAAAGCCAACTTATACGGTTGATTCATTGTCTGAGTGGTTTGACAAAATTTAA
- a CDS encoding M23 family metallopeptidase yields the protein MRKIWILFILCFFCTALPNQVLGADKSIEQINQERMNLFKKAETITQIPWYVLASVDQYERNVRRTRNDIPKAKGVIGIYIRPEVWAGVQNPDQSDTNPTSISLFGGIGIDGDGDGKAEPDNDEDVLFTFAAYLLSYGIDLENIKIGLWDYYQRDKTIGLISGHMKLFQKYGRLDLDQHSFPVPIRFNYSYKNTWGDARGWGGRRIHEGTDIFANYGVPVSSTCYGIVEMKGWNRFGGWRLGIRDSSNTYHYFAHLNGFADGLQPGQIVEPGQLIGSVGSSGYGPPGTSGKFPPHLHYGMYKDNGRTEWSYDPYPQLKVWERAEYRKRKRK from the coding sequence GTGAGAAAAATATGGATCCTGTTTATTCTTTGTTTCTTCTGTACCGCCCTGCCGAATCAAGTGCTGGGTGCAGATAAAAGCATCGAACAAATTAATCAAGAACGAATGAACTTATTTAAAAAGGCTGAAACCATTACTCAAATCCCCTGGTACGTACTGGCCTCTGTTGATCAATATGAGCGTAATGTAAGAAGAACCAGGAATGATATCCCAAAAGCAAAAGGCGTAATTGGCATCTATATCAGACCGGAAGTATGGGCCGGTGTGCAAAATCCAGACCAATCTGACACAAACCCAACGAGCATCTCATTGTTCGGAGGAATTGGAATTGACGGAGATGGCGACGGCAAGGCTGAGCCTGACAATGACGAAGATGTGCTATTTACGTTTGCAGCCTATTTGCTGTCTTATGGAATTGATCTCGAAAATATAAAAATTGGTCTTTGGGATTATTATCAGCGTGATAAAACGATTGGATTGATCTCGGGGCATATGAAGCTTTTTCAAAAATACGGTAGATTGGATCTTGATCAGCATTCTTTCCCTGTGCCCATTCGCTTCAATTACAGTTATAAAAATACATGGGGAGATGCACGCGGCTGGGGCGGGCGAAGAATACATGAAGGCACAGACATCTTCGCTAATTACGGAGTTCCTGTGAGCTCTACTTGCTATGGTATTGTTGAAATGAAAGGCTGGAACAGGTTCGGCGGCTGGAGACTTGGTATACGCGACAGCTCCAACACCTACCATTATTTTGCCCACTTAAACGGATTTGCTGACGGGCTGCAGCCAGGACAAATTGTAGAGCCTGGCCAGTTAATCGGTTCAGTCGGCAGCTCAGGCTACGGTCCTCCCGGAACCTCGGGAAAATTCCCTCCGCATCTCCATTACGGCATGTATAAGGATAATGGCAGGACAGAATGGTCTTATGACCCTTATCCGCAGTTAAAAGTTTGGGAACGTGCAGAATACAGAAAAAGAAAAAGAAAATAA
- the lipA gene encoding lipoyl synthase has protein sequence MAKKEEYLRKPDWLKIKLNTNENYTGLKKMMRENNLHTVCEEAKCPNIHECWAVRRTATFMILGDVCTRACRFCAVKTGLPNELDLKEPERVADSVALMNLKHAVITAVARDDLRDGGANVFAETVRAVRRKSPFTSIEVLPSDMGGIEENLKTLMDARPDILNHNIETVKRLTPRVRARAKYDRSLEFLRRAKEMQPDIPTKSSLMIGLGETKEEIIETMDDLRANHVDIMTIGQYLQPSKKHLKVLKYYTPEEFEELREIAMSKGFSHCEAGPLVRSSYHADEQVNAATKARQAQA, from the coding sequence ATGGCTAAGAAAGAAGAATACCTGAGAAAGCCGGATTGGCTAAAAATAAAATTGAACACCAATGAAAATTACACAGGCTTGAAAAAAATGATGCGCGAGAACAACCTTCACACCGTTTGTGAAGAAGCAAAATGTCCTAATATTCATGAATGCTGGGCAGTAAGACGCACAGCGACATTTATGATTCTTGGCGATGTGTGCACTCGTGCATGCCGTTTCTGTGCCGTAAAAACTGGCTTGCCAAACGAGCTTGATTTGAAAGAGCCGGAACGTGTAGCAGATTCAGTAGCACTAATGAACTTAAAACATGCTGTTATTACAGCTGTTGCAAGAGATGATCTCCGTGACGGAGGAGCTAATGTATTTGCTGAGACAGTCCGCGCTGTCCGCCGCAAAAGCCCGTTTACCTCTATAGAAGTCCTTCCATCTGATATGGGCGGGATCGAGGAAAACTTAAAAACCCTTATGGACGCAAGACCAGACATTCTAAACCATAACATTGAAACAGTAAAACGTTTAACTCCAAGAGTTCGCGCACGTGCAAAATATGATCGTTCCCTTGAATTCTTACGCCGCGCTAAAGAAATGCAGCCTGATATTCCTACAAAATCAAGCTTAATGATCGGCCTTGGCGAAACGAAAGAAGAAATTATCGAAACAATGGATGATTTACGTGCAAATCATGTAGATATTATGACAATCGGCCAATACTTGCAGCCTTCAAAAAAGCATCTTAAAGTATTGAAATATTACACACCTGAGGAATTTGAAGAGCTTCGTGAAATTGCAATGAGCAAAGGCTTCAGCCACTGTGAAGCTGGCCCGCTCGTACGTTCTTCATACCATGCAGATGAGCAGGTTAATGCAGCAACTAAGGCAAGACAGGCACAGGCGTAA
- a CDS encoding DUF3055 domain-containing protein: MSERFYLYDDTVETKTRFVSFMGENSRFDLAIVKSDRYYGKHLVLNLLSSRFAIIGEDDLNEPGYIEHAFSLEEEEANELREFLYEMV, translated from the coding sequence ATGTCCGAAAGATTTTATTTATACGATGATACAGTCGAAACAAAAACGCGCTTTGTCAGCTTCATGGGTGAAAACAGCCGCTTTGATTTAGCCATTGTTAAGTCAGATCGCTATTATGGAAAACACCTTGTTCTGAATTTATTGAGCAGCCGTTTTGCGATTATCGGCGAGGATGACTTAAACGAACCGGGATATATTGAACATGCTTTCAGCCTTGAGGAAGAAGAAGCAAATGAGCTGAGGGAATTTTTATATGAAATGGTGTAA
- a CDS encoding DUF72 domain-containing protein, translated as MIYIGLTGWGDHDALYPNGTSARAKLKEYSGHFPIVEVDASFYAVQPQRNAEKWVKDTPDSFQFIVKAYQGMTGHQRGDIPFNSKEEMFQAFYHSIAPYQAGGKLGMVLFQFPPWFECKKENVSYLRWCKEQMGQVPVALEFRHQSWFAPNTYEKTLTFMEQEKWIHSICDEPQAGSGSIPAVVRATDNNKTLIRMHGRNVHGWTRPAIGEDWREVRYLYRYNQHELQEWHEKIDQLKDATKDIYLLFNNNSGGDAADNAKQMQKLLSIEYEDLAPRQLDLFSGE; from the coding sequence TTGATTTATATTGGACTTACAGGCTGGGGAGATCATGATGCGCTTTATCCTAATGGTACTTCTGCCAGAGCTAAGCTGAAGGAATACTCTGGACATTTTCCGATTGTTGAAGTGGATGCCAGCTTCTATGCTGTGCAGCCTCAGCGCAACGCAGAAAAATGGGTGAAGGATACCCCTGACAGCTTTCAATTTATCGTGAAAGCTTATCAGGGAATGACAGGACATCAGCGGGGAGATATACCTTTTAATTCTAAAGAAGAGATGTTCCAGGCTTTTTATCATTCTATTGCACCGTATCAGGCAGGAGGTAAGCTTGGGATGGTTTTATTTCAATTCCCGCCATGGTTTGAATGCAAAAAAGAGAATGTCAGTTATTTGAGATGGTGCAAAGAGCAAATGGGTCAAGTTCCCGTTGCGTTAGAATTCAGGCATCAATCATGGTTTGCACCTAATACATATGAGAAGACCCTAACTTTTATGGAACAGGAAAAGTGGATTCACAGCATTTGCGACGAGCCTCAAGCTGGCAGCGGATCCATTCCTGCTGTAGTGAGAGCGACAGATAACAATAAAACGTTAATCAGGATGCACGGCAGAAATGTGCATGGATGGACAAGACCTGCAATTGGTGAAGATTGGCGAGAAGTCAGGTACCTATACCGGTACAATCAGCATGAGTTGCAGGAATGGCATGAAAAGATTGATCAGCTGAAAGATGCGACTAAAGATATTTATCTTCTCTTTAATAATAATTCAGGCGGAGACGCTGCAGATAATGCAAAACAAATGCAAAAGCTTTTAAGTATTGAGTACGAAGACCTTGCACCCAGACAGCTGGATTTATTCAGCGGTGAATAA